One Paralysiella testudinis genomic window, CAGATAAATCAACCCGCCCGCATCAGGGCCGCCTTTATAAAATAAAGCCAAATTGCCCCACGGCGCGTAGTAAGTAATATCACCGGGTTTGCCCTGATAGCGCGCAGGTGCGCCGGCGGTGTTTAATTTGAATGACGGGCGGGCGATTTTTTCACTCGCCGCGTAGTCTTCCAGCGGCAGGGTGAACGGCATTTTCTCTAGCAAGCTGCGCGCGCTCGGGTTGTCGGCGAGCGTGGCGTAGTGCACTTGATTGTCCAGCGTGATTTTAACTTTCATTTCTCTGGCCTCCGAATACGGGGCGCATGCCGCAAAGGCAAACGCCAAACCCAATAGGGATAA contains:
- a CDS encoding cyclophilin-like fold protein, whose protein sequence is MKKLLSLLGLAFAFAACAPYSEAREMKVKITLDNQVHYATLADNPSARSLLEKMPFTLPLEDYAASEKIARPSFKLNTAGAPARYQGKPGDITYYAPWGNLALFYKGGPDAGGLIYLGKFDGDYSALNHAKTMTIDVAK